From the Meriones unguiculatus strain TT.TT164.6M chromosome 12, Bangor_MerUng_6.1, whole genome shotgun sequence genome, one window contains:
- the Pde4b gene encoding cAMP-specific 3',5'-cyclic phosphodiesterase 4B isoform X4, with protein sequence MPEANYLLSVSWGYIKFKRMLNRELTHLSEMSRSGNQVSEYISNTFLDKQNDVEIPSPTQKDREKKKKQQLMTQISGVKKLMHSSSLNNTSISRFGVNTENEDHLAKELEDLNKWGLNIFNVAGYSHNRPLTCIMYAIFQERDLLKTFKISSDTFVTYMMTLEDHYHSDVAYHNSLHAADVAQSTHVLLSTPALDAVFTDLEILAAIFAAAIHDVDHPGVSNQFLINTNSELALMYNDESVLENHHLAVGFKLLQEEHCDIFQNLTKKQRQTLRKMVIDMVLATDMSKHMSLLADLKTMVETKKVTSSGVLLLDNYTDRIQVLRNMVHCADLSNPTKSLELYRQWTDRIMEEFFQQGDKERERGMEISPMCDKHTASVEKSQVGFIDYIVHPLWETWADLVQPDAQDILDTLEDNRNWYQSMIPQSPSPPLDERGRDCQGLMEKFQFELTLEEEDSEGQEKEGEGHNYFSSTKTLCVIDPENRDSLEETDIDVATDDKSPIDT encoded by the exons aTGCCCGAGGCAAACTATTTGTTATCTGTATCTTGGGGTTATATCAAG ttCAAAAGGATGCTGAACCGGGAGCTGACACACCTCTCAGAGATGAGCAGATCAGGAAACCAGGTGTCTGAATACATTTCAAACACATTCTTAG ACAAGCAAAACGATGTGGAAATTCCGTCTCCCACCCAGAAGgacagggagaagaagaagaagcagcagctcaTGACCCAGATAAGTGGAGTGAAGAAATTGATGCATAGCTCAAGCCTAAACAACACAAGCATCTCACGCTTTGGAGTCAACACGGAAAATGAGGATCATCTAGCCAAG GAGCTAGAAGACCTGAACAAATGGGGCCTTAACATTTTCAACGTGGCTGGGTACTCACACAATCGACCCCTGACATGCATCATGTATGCCATATTCCAG GAAAGAGACCTCCTGAAGACATTCAAAATCTCTTCTGATACCTTCGTAACCTACATGATGACTTTGGAGGACCATTACCATTCTGACGTGGCCTATCACAACAGCCTGCATGCTGCTGACGTGGCCCAGTCAACCCACGTTCTCCTTTCGACGCCAGCGCTGGAT GCTgtcttcacagacctggaaatCCTGGCTGCCATTTTTGCAGCTGCCATCCATGATGTTGATCATCCTGGAGTCTCCAATCAGTTTCTCATCAACACAA ATTCAGAACTTGCTTTGATGTATAATGATGagtctgtcttggaaaaccaccACCTCGCTGTGGGGTTCAAACTGCTCCAAGAGGAACACTGCGACATCTTCCAGAATCTCACCAAGAAACAACGCCAGACACTCAGGAAAATGGTGATTGACATG GTATTGGCAACTGATATGTCCAAACATATGAGCCTCCTGGCAGACCTCAAAACCATGGTAGAAACCAAAAAGGTGACAAGTTCGGGTGTTCTCCTCCTGGACAACTACACTGACCGAATACAG GTCCTTCGAAACATGGTACACTGTGCAGACCTGAGCAACCCCACCAAGTCCTTGGAACTGTATCGGCAATGGACCGATCGCATCATGGAGGAGTTTTTCCAACAGGGCGACAAAGAACGGGAGAGGGGAATGGAGATTAGCCCGATGTGTGATAAACACACGGCTTCTGTGGAAAAATCCCAG GTTGGTTTCATTGACTACATTGTCCATCCACTATGGGAGACCTGGGCAGACCTGGTTCAGCCTGATGCTCAAGACATTCTGGACACTCTCGAAGATAACAGGAACTGGTACCAGAGCATGATACCCCAGAGCCCCTCCCCACCGCTGGATGAGAGAGGCAGGGACTGCCAAGGTCTGATGGAAAAGTTTCAGTTTGAACTGACCCTTGAAGAAGAGGATTCTGAAGGacaagaaaaggagggagaaggcCACAACTATTTCAGCAGCACAAAGACACTCTGTGTGATCGATCCAGAGAACAGGGATTCCCTGGAAGAGACTGACATAGACGTCGCAACAGACGACAAGTCCCCGATCGACACATAA